TGCCGACATGCCCGACGTGCCCGGCCCCGAAAGCCTGACGCCCGATGCCGCCATTCGCCGCAAGGTCGCGGATTTCGTGCCCGAGGGGAAGATCAAGCAGTTGCTGTTGCGACCCTTCCCCATCGATTTTCGCTCGGTGGAGGAGCGAGACTGGCTGCAACCGCAAAAGCGCGAACCCAAATCGCATGTCTGGTTCCGCACCGTCGCGCCGCTGCCTCTGGAGGCTGCCGTGCATCAGGCGGTGCTGGCCTATACATCGGACTTCCAGATCCTCGCCACGGCGCTGCATCCGCATGGCAAGGGCATCCATACCGGCCAGGTGAAGGGCGCGAGCCTCGATCACGCCGTGTGGTTTCATGACAGCTTTTCCGCCGATGACTGGCTCCTTTTCGTGACCGACAGCCCATGGAGCGGCGCGGCGCGCGGCTTTTCGCGCGGGCAGGTGTTCACGCGCGACGGGCGCCTTGTCGCCAGCGTCACGCAGGAAGGGATGCTGCGTCACGTGGATGGCTGACGGAACGGGAGGCTCTTCCTTCCGTTGCCAAAGATATGGACTTCCAGCGACAACAGGCGAAATTTCGCCGTAGCAAGCCCTCCCGCCTCGGCCGCGGGATTGAGCGCCTGACCCACCCATTCGGCAAGGCCATTGCCGGTGTCCTGCCCCGAGCGGCGGTGGAAGCAGTGCTGAAAGGCATCGACAGCGCTGTGGGCGCGCCGCAGCTCGTCAATTTCGACCACGACCCCGCAGACCTCGTCGCCGCCCGTCGCGCCGCCACCCGTGTATCACGCGCTGCGCGCGCCATCAGCGGGTCGAGCGGAGCGGCAGCGGGGCTCGGCGGCATAGTCACCGCCGGCCTGGATATTCCCGCGACGATCGCCATCGCGCTACGCACGATCCGCGATACCGGGCGCGCCTATGGTTATGAGGGCTTGGGGCCGCAGGAAAAGCTGTTCCGCCTGCAAATCCTCGAACTTTCCGCAATCAACGATCCGGAAGAACGGCAGGCACGCATTGCCGCGCTGGAGGCGTCCATCGGTCCGGATGGCGAGCTTGTGGCTGCCGACCATGAAAAGATCGTCCCCGTCGTGGACCAAGCCATAGAACGCGTATCGCGCGCCATCGCGCTCAATTCCTTTCGCAGCCGCGCGGGGATGATCGTGCCGATCATCGGCTCTGCCGTGGGCGGCATCGTGAACGTGTCTTTCCAGGGCGATGTCGGCGAGGCGGCGCGCTTCGCCTTTCAGGAGAGGGCGCTGAGAGCGCGCGACAACCCGGGCGCTGCTGCCACGGTCGAAGTGTAGCAGTCAAAGTCAGGCCTTGTTGCGGCGGAGCGTGGTGACAAGCGCGAACCCGGCAATCCCCAGCGCGGGTATCCCGATGGTCGCGATCAGCAGCAAGTCTTCCGGTCGGTCTTCTCCGATAGCGCCGCCAAGACCGGTATAGGCCAGTGCCAGCAACGCATTCGCCATGCCTATGGACGTGAGGAAACGTGCCATCGGATAGCACGCGATACCGGCGGCGATCAGGATGACTTCCCCCACAACCGGAACCGGCCGCGTTGCGAATAGGAGCAGCGCGGAGATGCCCGCCGCTCTTGCCTCTGCCAACTGCATGTCTTTTTCGCCCAGCAATCGCCGCGCTAACGGCCTGCCCGCATAACGCCCGATGCAATAGGCGATGAGGCTTGCCGCCATAATGCCCAGCCATGTCGCCAATGCCGCCAGCCACCAGTCCAGCGCGCTGCCCGCCAGCGCGCCGATCAGGCCGTGCGGCAAGGCGGCAAACGCATCCAGCGCCAGCAGGCCTACAATCGTTGCGAATGCTTCTGCCGGGGCCGCATCGGCCAGCGTCCTCGTCCACTCGATCAGCGTGCCGCCGAAGGGCAGGATGACCAGCATGGGCACGACGAATAGTGTGAAAGCCAGCCCGCCGATCTTCGCCCAGCGCCGCCAGGTCTCGCTACGCTTCTCCTGTCTCACCGCGCCTCCCCCCTGCGCCTGATACCCACACAAACGCGCCTGCCAGTCCTACGCCTTCCTGCTGACGCGTCATCGCATGTTCGCCGAATGGGGTGTCAGGGTTGTGAGACACGGGTATCGCCTAGTTGATCGCGTAGACGACGGCGGTAGACCAGCTACCCTCGACCGGGTTGCCCGATCTGTCCAGCGCCGGTTCGAAGCGGGCATAGCGTTCCATCCCTCGGCATGCCGCATCGTCGAGGATCGGAAAGCCGCTGCTCTTGGTGATCCGGCAGGCATTCACCCGCCCATTTGTGCCCACCGTCACGGTAAACTGGACCCGGCCCTCCTGCTCCTGACGCAGCGCCCGGCTGGGATAGTTCTCGATGATCCGCCGCGCCCACTGGGCCTGTTCGAGCGGCACTGCGCCACGGGACAGATCGGGCTCGCTTGTTGCGCATCCCGTCAGAAGAAGTCCCGTCGCTGCCAAGATGGTTACAAACCG
This sequence is a window from Aurantiacibacter gangjinensis. Protein-coding genes within it:
- a CDS encoding acyl-CoA thioesterase, with the protein product MATPPKQDQTPEELVAELVLLLDLDPKGGDRFIGRRRPDGTGRVFGGQAVAQALGAASRTVDEDRTVHSLHAYFLRPGSDDHPIEYRVKRDLDGRSFSNRRVVASQDGKPILNLTASFQKPVDGPGHQFADMPDVPGPESLTPDAAIRRKVADFVPEGKIKQLLLRPFPIDFRSVEERDWLQPQKREPKSHVWFRTVAPLPLEAAVHQAVLAYTSDFQILATALHPHGKGIHTGQVKGASLDHAVWFHDSFSADDWLLFVTDSPWSGAARGFSRGQVFTRDGRLVASVTQEGMLRHVDG
- a CDS encoding EcsC family protein, which translates into the protein MDFQRQQAKFRRSKPSRLGRGIERLTHPFGKAIAGVLPRAAVEAVLKGIDSAVGAPQLVNFDHDPADLVAARRAATRVSRAARAISGSSGAAAGLGGIVTAGLDIPATIAIALRTIRDTGRAYGYEGLGPQEKLFRLQILELSAINDPEERQARIAALEASIGPDGELVAADHEKIVPVVDQAIERVSRAIALNSFRSRAGMIVPIIGSAVGGIVNVSFQGDVGEAARFAFQERALRARDNPGAAATVEV
- a CDS encoding DedA family protein; this encodes MRQEKRSETWRRWAKIGGLAFTLFVVPMLVILPFGGTLIEWTRTLADAAPAEAFATIVGLLALDAFAALPHGLIGALAGSALDWWLAALATWLGIMAASLIAYCIGRYAGRPLARRLLGEKDMQLAEARAAGISALLLFATRPVPVVGEVILIAAGIACYPMARFLTSIGMANALLALAYTGLGGAIGEDRPEDLLLIATIGIPALGIAGFALVTTLRRNKA
- a CDS encoding energy transducer TonB — translated: MPLEQAQWARRIIENYPSRALRQEQEGRVQFTVTVGTNGRVNACRITKSSGFPILDDAACRGMERYARFEPALDRSGNPVEGSWSTAVVYAIN